Proteins encoded by one window of Akkermansia muciniphila ATCC BAA-835:
- a CDS encoding inositol monophosphatase family protein: MRHSLEMTTAIQAAKSAGAFLKKHFYEQKKVDEASQNDIKLELDKLSQKLITEEILSVFPNHAVLGEEGYTGDRNSEYEWIVDPIDGTVNYFYTIPWFCVSIALRRRGEVVLGVIYDPMMDECWHVEKGGIPYMNDHPMHCSRRERMAEAVVFVGHGKTDGSKEKGIERFARIAWQVRKVRNNGSAALALAYIACGRFDAYVESVISIWDVAAGVLLVEAAGGKVVLEPKEDNPEQFAIVAWNGRIPIMEALGE; the protein is encoded by the coding sequence ATGAGACACTCACTTGAAATGACCACGGCCATCCAGGCCGCCAAATCCGCCGGAGCTTTCCTGAAGAAGCATTTTTATGAGCAAAAGAAGGTGGATGAAGCCAGCCAGAATGATATCAAGCTGGAGCTGGACAAGCTTTCCCAGAAACTGATTACGGAGGAAATTCTTTCCGTGTTTCCCAACCACGCTGTTTTGGGAGAAGAAGGATACACCGGGGACAGGAACAGCGAGTATGAATGGATTGTAGACCCCATTGACGGGACGGTGAATTATTTTTACACGATTCCCTGGTTCTGCGTCTCCATAGCTTTGCGTCGCCGCGGGGAAGTGGTGCTGGGCGTGATTTACGATCCCATGATGGATGAATGCTGGCATGTGGAAAAGGGCGGGATTCCGTACATGAATGATCATCCCATGCATTGCAGCCGGCGGGAACGCATGGCGGAAGCCGTGGTATTCGTGGGGCACGGCAAGACGGACGGGTCCAAGGAAAAGGGGATTGAACGTTTCGCCAGGATCGCCTGGCAGGTACGCAAGGTGCGCAATAACGGTTCTGCGGCTCTGGCCCTGGCTTATATTGCCTGCGGCAGATTTGACGCCTATGTGGAAAGCGTCATATCCATCTGGGATGTCGCCGCTGGGGTTTTGCTGGTGGAAGCAGCCGGCGGCAAGGTTGTTTTGGAACCGAAGGAAGATAATCCGGAACAATTCGCCATTGTCGCGTGGAACGGCCGCATCCCTATCATGGAGGCGCTGGGGGAGTAA
- a CDS encoding tetratricopeptide repeat protein — translation MKAFFSINAGLITLAMFSAAQENIPDAAPIADGPLVANPEQDTLDMADMLYKQAQAPATKENRQEYGRLLDLSLRKYLEFTQRFPQSAQAPLAEYRAAMCLEELGRKDEAHGLFLRLIQTGSPALVAASAYRLATDASSAGEIDKAIQYYQLVIRNAEQNDLKVDAQYRLGRLFLSSGNPEAAATMFCAVMGNPEADAKFVLVSRMGYAALCADTGRLGEAYSEYRKVLETPGVDNRNRGIATLQAAMLATKLKKTAEAQGLYERLLKDESLKEMAPEARMGLLLGLYNMGKYREILSQYEQQKGIKMPTKDGQVRLLMLLGQSAYKLKEYRKAADFFLEAEKSVPYTQEAMQASFYRLLCYNELKQKDLPQRAQSFLNHYAKAFPTSELHDMVRLMAAENLFSSNPADAARFYASIDFDKVPPKMRADILYKSAWAIAQAGNRGVAAKLLTDFINDFPKDPRICEALTLRGDMYAKTKKEAEALMDFDRVIARWPKAESAAAAWQRAAQIYAGRQDMANMAKYYEGLIQNFPKASPAALAEAHFLLGRAAFDQGDFKSSISHMAEAKTLDPQKYGEQVNVLSVLSYHKLQDVNKLKEALETLQKENPSAVARVPDVIPAWLGLQAYGMKDLETADKYMTWATQNDQLQNVKKVIWRNLAKVRLALRKYDRALVASNNFLKDEDQPYRRADGMLDKASILLGLGKYADARKTAEDALALGVEGPLMASLKIVLGDISYAEKKFDEAAKHYGVTAELFVNDAELKPKALFKAAEALDKAGRKSEASQYRARLQKEFPDWKQDGESLPPDAR, via the coding sequence ATGAAAGCGTTTTTTTCCATTAATGCAGGTTTAATAACTTTGGCGATGTTTTCCGCCGCCCAGGAAAATATTCCGGATGCCGCTCCCATCGCGGATGGTCCGCTGGTCGCTAATCCGGAGCAGGATACGCTGGATATGGCGGACATGCTGTACAAGCAGGCCCAGGCTCCGGCTACGAAGGAGAACCGGCAGGAATATGGACGCCTTCTTGATTTAAGCTTGCGTAAATATCTGGAATTTACCCAACGTTTTCCCCAGTCCGCCCAGGCTCCTCTGGCGGAGTATCGTGCTGCCATGTGTTTGGAGGAGCTGGGCAGGAAAGATGAGGCACATGGCCTGTTCCTCAGATTGATTCAGACGGGCAGCCCCGCCCTGGTTGCCGCCTCCGCCTACCGTCTGGCGACGGATGCTTCTTCTGCCGGGGAGATAGATAAGGCCATCCAGTATTACCAGCTCGTGATTCGCAATGCGGAACAGAATGATTTGAAGGTGGACGCCCAGTACCGTCTGGGACGCCTGTTTCTTTCCAGCGGTAATCCGGAGGCAGCCGCCACCATGTTTTGTGCGGTGATGGGCAATCCGGAAGCGGATGCCAAGTTTGTTCTGGTGTCCCGGATGGGATATGCCGCCCTGTGTGCGGATACGGGACGCTTGGGAGAAGCTTATTCCGAATATCGCAAGGTGCTGGAAACGCCCGGTGTGGATAACAGGAACAGGGGAATCGCCACTCTTCAGGCCGCCATGCTGGCCACCAAACTGAAAAAGACTGCGGAAGCCCAGGGCCTTTATGAACGGCTTTTGAAGGACGAGTCCCTGAAGGAGATGGCGCCGGAGGCCCGAATGGGGCTTCTTCTGGGGCTGTACAATATGGGCAAGTACAGGGAGATACTTTCCCAGTATGAGCAGCAGAAGGGAATAAAGATGCCGACAAAGGACGGCCAGGTGCGTCTGTTGATGCTGCTGGGGCAGTCCGCCTATAAATTGAAGGAGTACCGGAAAGCGGCAGATTTCTTTCTGGAAGCGGAAAAGTCCGTTCCTTATACGCAGGAGGCCATGCAAGCCTCCTTTTACCGGTTATTGTGTTATAATGAACTTAAGCAGAAAGATCTCCCCCAGCGGGCCCAGAGCTTCCTGAACCATTATGCCAAGGCTTTTCCTACCAGTGAGCTGCATGATATGGTGCGCCTGATGGCTGCAGAGAACCTGTTCAGCTCCAATCCGGCGGATGCCGCCCGGTTTTATGCCAGCATTGATTTTGACAAAGTGCCCCCGAAGATGCGTGCGGATATTTTATATAAGAGCGCATGGGCGATTGCCCAGGCCGGGAACAGAGGTGTGGCCGCCAAGCTGCTGACTGATTTTATCAATGATTTTCCGAAAGATCCCCGCATTTGCGAGGCATTGACGTTGCGTGGGGACATGTATGCCAAGACCAAGAAGGAAGCTGAGGCGCTGATGGATTTTGACCGTGTGATTGCCCGCTGGCCGAAAGCTGAATCAGCTGCCGCCGCATGGCAGAGAGCCGCTCAGATTTATGCGGGACGCCAGGATATGGCGAACATGGCGAAGTATTATGAAGGCCTGATTCAGAATTTTCCGAAGGCGTCTCCTGCCGCTTTGGCTGAAGCCCATTTCCTGCTGGGGCGTGCGGCGTTTGACCAGGGAGATTTCAAGTCTTCTATCAGCCATATGGCTGAGGCCAAGACTCTGGATCCCCAGAAATACGGAGAACAGGTTAATGTGCTTTCCGTTCTGTCCTATCACAAGCTCCAGGACGTGAATAAACTGAAGGAGGCCCTGGAAACCCTGCAAAAGGAAAATCCTTCCGCCGTGGCTCGTGTGCCGGATGTCATCCCCGCATGGCTGGGCCTTCAGGCCTATGGGATGAAGGATCTGGAAACGGCGGACAAGTATATGACCTGGGCTACGCAGAACGACCAGCTTCAGAATGTGAAGAAGGTGATTTGGCGTAATTTGGCGAAGGTGCGCCTGGCGCTCAGAAAGTATGACCGCGCCTTGGTGGCTTCCAACAATTTTCTGAAGGATGAGGACCAGCCTTACCGCCGTGCGGACGGCATGCTGGACAAGGCTTCCATTTTGCTGGGGCTGGGCAAGTATGCGGATGCCAGGAAGACGGCGGAAGATGCGCTGGCTCTGGGCGTGGAAGGTCCTCTGATGGCTTCCTTGAAAATTGTTCTGGGGGATATTTCCTATGCGGAGAAAAAGTTTGATGAAGCGGCCAAGCATTACGGTGTTACGGCCGAGCTGTTTGTCAATGACGCCGAACTGAAACCCAAGGCTCTCTTCAAGGCGGCGGAAGCTTTGGACAAGGCCGGGCGCAAATCGGAGGCTTCCCAATACCGGGCCCGCCTGCAAAAGGAATTCCCGGATTGGAAACAGGATGGAGAGTCTTTGCCTCCGGACGCACGATAA
- a CDS encoding transglycosylase domain-containing protein: protein MENRRKRWYDLFGLLPRNLGRLLLWFSLIPIAFIIVLLVYAWRADQYELDEVLAPLENCAAYDRNGQWIGTLTDHDRVYVARNELPDNLVNAFVAREDEDFFEHGGIVYSSIIRSICRNLTTLSYAQGASTITMQLARNCYELGGKTLDRKVLEMAVARRIEGKYSKDEILTAYLNRIYFGQQCYGIAQAADLYFGKKVADLTLAECATLAGLVRGPSIYNPVYSPEAAAKVRNATLERMFECEFITQEQLWQALREPMAVAGKREARPGSYPVLVVSRELGDLDCCDEQEGTSSIFVMTTLDLEFQRMVEDVSEPMLVALESSSVWAGLPKRVDNQLNRCVQAAILCVDSRKGDLLAVTGGRSAQDGLDRWQSKVMPGDLFTPIVNLCAVDQRRTVIRSNPEVTGRGVGFNTVIETAQKAGYKGELPRSSDLYTGRFSVPLSHAVNALYLIGNDGLNVSISSVRQVGTTKKNLVMVNAPSPEESRREILPRESAHLVASLPPFRYDERTRKTFVNVRLPGNTGHFSAVMGRYFTVFAWVGFDSPEAAVYEKKGVSAALAKTCSSLAGEVYDRAEEGRRKAVRERRERENAAEQGSQ, encoded by the coding sequence ATGGAGAACAGGCGTAAAAGATGGTATGATCTGTTTGGATTGCTGCCTCGCAATCTGGGCCGTCTGTTGCTGTGGTTCAGCCTCATTCCTATCGCTTTCATCATCGTTCTTCTCGTTTATGCATGGAGGGCGGACCAGTATGAGCTGGACGAGGTTTTGGCGCCGTTGGAAAATTGCGCCGCATATGATCGCAACGGCCAGTGGATAGGCACCTTGACAGATCATGACCGGGTGTATGTAGCGCGCAATGAACTGCCCGATAATCTGGTGAATGCTTTCGTTGCGCGGGAAGATGAAGACTTTTTCGAACATGGCGGCATTGTGTACTCTTCCATTATCCGCTCCATTTGCCGGAATTTGACTACATTGTCCTATGCCCAGGGTGCTTCCACGATTACGATGCAGCTGGCGCGGAATTGTTATGAGCTGGGAGGGAAGACCCTGGATCGCAAGGTTTTGGAAATGGCCGTGGCCCGCCGCATTGAGGGCAAGTATTCCAAGGATGAAATTCTGACGGCTTACCTGAACCGCATTTACTTTGGCCAGCAATGCTATGGGATTGCGCAGGCGGCGGATTTGTATTTCGGCAAAAAAGTGGCGGATCTGACACTGGCGGAGTGCGCTACCCTGGCCGGGCTGGTGCGCGGACCTTCCATCTACAATCCCGTTTACAGCCCGGAGGCTGCTGCCAAGGTCCGCAATGCGACGCTGGAAAGGATGTTTGAGTGTGAATTCATTACCCAGGAACAATTATGGCAGGCGCTCCGCGAACCGATGGCGGTGGCTGGTAAACGGGAAGCTCGGCCCGGTTCTTATCCCGTTCTGGTCGTTTCCCGTGAGTTGGGAGACCTGGATTGCTGTGACGAGCAGGAGGGAACCTCCAGCATTTTTGTAATGACCACGCTGGATTTGGAATTTCAGCGGATGGTTGAAGATGTAAGCGAGCCTATGCTGGTCGCTCTGGAATCTTCTTCCGTGTGGGCAGGGTTGCCCAAAAGGGTGGACAACCAGTTGAATCGTTGTGTGCAAGCGGCCATATTGTGTGTGGATTCCCGTAAAGGGGATCTGCTGGCCGTAACAGGGGGGCGTTCCGCCCAGGACGGTCTGGACCGATGGCAGTCCAAGGTAATGCCCGGCGATCTGTTCACTCCCATTGTCAATTTATGCGCTGTCGACCAGCGTAGAACCGTTATTCGCAGCAATCCGGAAGTCACTGGCCGCGGGGTAGGTTTCAATACAGTAATAGAAACGGCACAAAAGGCCGGTTACAAAGGGGAACTTCCCCGTTCTTCGGACTTGTATACCGGCAGGTTTTCCGTGCCTCTTTCGCATGCCGTCAATGCCCTGTATCTCATCGGCAATGACGGGCTCAATGTGAGTATTTCCTCCGTCAGGCAGGTGGGTACCACCAAAAAGAACCTGGTGATGGTGAATGCCCCCTCTCCGGAAGAAAGCCGCCGGGAAATCCTGCCTAGGGAATCCGCCCACCTGGTGGCTTCCCTTCCTCCCTTCCGCTACGACGAACGGACCAGGAAAACCTTCGTCAATGTCAGGCTTCCTGGAAATACGGGGCATTTTTCCGCCGTCATGGGGCGTTATTTCACGGTTTTTGCCTGGGTGGGCTTTGATTCTCCGGAGGCCGCCGTCTATGAAAAAAAAGGGGTTTCCGCGGCGTTGGCAAAAACCTGTTCCTCTCTGGCCGGGGAGGTGTATGACCGTGCGGAGGAAGGTCGCAGAAAAGCTGTCCGGGAACGCCGGGAGCGGGAAAATGCTGCAGAACAGGGCTCCCAATGA